The Ooceraea biroi isolate clonal line C1 chromosome 7, Obir_v5.4, whole genome shotgun sequence genomic sequence ATCTCTCAGGTTGTCGTCGAAGAACTGCAGCGCTTGCCGGCGCTTCTGGCTCTCGAAGTACTGACCCAGCTGGCCATTGTCGCGGAAATAGTTCTGCGTGCTCCTGGTCGGCAACTGTTTATTCTTCATCAGCAGGCCGAGGAGATTGTGCATCCTGGGATGGTTGATGTCGTACTCCTTGCTCGACGACTTCAATTCGCGCAGAATTTTGCTGAAGATTTCCGGCGACGACGTGGTGAGCGACGGGTACGCGTCTAAGAACGACTGGTGCCTAGAATTGTATTCGAAGCTATCGTGCTCGAATGGTGACTCGTAATAACGCGGGCCGTCTAGATGGATGTCTATGTTGCTGGAGGATGCCTCCAATCCGGACCTGGGCGGCGAGTGCTTCGATCTTATCGGCTTCCGTGGTCCGTTCTTGAACCGCGATGATCCCGGTCGTTTCTTTGGCTTGTCGTGGAAAGGGCTCTTGTGGAAGGAGTTCTGTCTTGGTGGCGTGAGATATTCCGTCAAGTGGCTGGCGCTGCCGAAGTCATCGTGGAAGTCACCATCAAAGTCCGAATCTCCGGGAGGCTTATGCTTGTGATTTGGTCGGTTAGTGCCGTGGAAAATGTGTATCGGTCCTGATGGTCGAGTCTTCAGTATGTTTTCCAGGGTCGCCAGCAGCATCTCCGGCTTCTTGCTGCCGGACTTGGTGAACTTGGGCGCGTCGGTCGCGCGCACCTTGTTCTCGCTCTGATGCGCCTCGAGGACGTCCCTGTACTTGTTTTCCGACAGAGAAGCTCGCAACTTCTGTAGCTCCGTCCTCAGCTTCGCCAAGTCGCTCGCCTCAGAATTGTTCTGGCTGCTCGCCTGCTGCTGCCTCCTGTCGTTGTTCCACTTCTGCGAGTTGTACATCGTCTTCAGGGACTCCTTGAACATCTCCTCGGCGTACTTCTGCAGGTCCGAAGCCAGCTTTGGTTTCAGCACCAGCTCGTTCTGCGCTGTATGCGACGGCTTGAAAAAGTTTCCACCAGGCATGACTGGCACTAGGTTCAAGCCTTGCTGAACAGGATCGTTAGTGGGTAACCTGTTGTTCAGAGTGTTCTGGTTTTTGATGATGTCGGCGTTGGGCACAAAGTTTATGGGATTGAACACTGGTCGTTCCTGATTCTGCGACGGCTTCAAGTCCAAGGTGCCAACTTGCTTGCTTTTAGCGCCGCTCTCCGTCAGCGAGTCCACAAAGCTCTGAAGATTGATGGTATGTGGAGTGATTGGAGTGACCGTGCTGAAGATCGGGATAGGCGTAGTTAAGAACGTGGTCGGATAGTGCATCGTCTCAAACATGTTCACAGTCGTGTCGATCGGGCTTGGCTTGATGTTTGGATTTATGATCTCCACGTTCTTCATGCCTACCTTCGGAAGGTGAGCACTACCTGAAGAAGAAATGCCGACCGCATTGTTTACACTGTTCGAGTGGCTGGCTGTGCTATCGGCAGCCTGCAGGATCACATTGGGCAACCGGTTGCTCTTCACCAGTTGCTTGTTCAACTGAACCTGTAACTGTTGCTGTGCAACATTGTCCACGCCGCTGCCGGTCTGCAGCTTGATGTAACCTCGCGGCCGTTGCAGGATAAGATTGGAGTCTTGCAGGTTGTGATTAGTTGGAACCAATTGCTGCGTGTTCACAGCCAAGCCATTCAAAGTCGTGCCGGGCTGTATGATGGTCGGTATCACTTGAGTCGCTTGAAGGATCGTCTTTGTCTTTGGCGTCATGTTGACGTTCACCTGGTTCACCACGCCCTCCAGTGGGTTTGCCGGTTGCTGCAGATAGTACGAGTTGGTGTTAGTCGCCTGCTTCTGTTCGTTTTGACCGACGGTTAGACTCGCCGAGGCCAGGAAGTTTGTACCGGACGTGGAGTACGCGTCCTTCTTGCCCTGTGAATCCGCGGACTCTGGGTTAATCCTGCTCTCCGGCTGAGTGGACAGCAGCGTCGGTGTCGTCGGCAAGCTCTGTACCTGCAAGTTATGATTGACAAGATTCTGACCCTGTAGTCCATGAGGATTCACCTGGATCTGGTACCCCGAGCCTGTCTGGAAAGGAGCTTGCAGGAATGTCTGGATGGTCGGTTGCGGTACGATCAGCTGCTGCAATTGATTCACTGGCAGCTGCTGAACGACCGGCGCAGGGGTTGACGTCACGGCAAAGGTCGTTCGCGGCGTCACGTCACTCTGAACCGGCACGCTCTGCAAGGCCGGAGTCAGGCTAGACGTGAGAGCGAACACCGGCGTCATAGTGCTTGGCAGGTGGTAGTTCGTCCTCAAGGTGTCCGCGATCTTTATCTGGCCGGTCGGCTGCGACAGCAGAACCGTCTGCACGGGATTCTGGAAGCTGCTCTGGCCGACAATCACGTCCGGCACTGAAGACGAGACCCCCAGATTTTGCACGTTCTTCTGCAGCGCCTGCAGATTCTGTGCGAGGACCGGACTAGGCGTGCTCAAGATGGGCGCAGTTGTGCTGAAGGCGCTGATCGGCGCGGTGGTCACGAAATTCTGCAGCATCGCGTTCGATACGTCGAAGCCCTGGCTGTTGCCGAGCGCAGTCGCGTGATCGAAGTTCGCCAACGGTACGATGTTCACCTTGACAGGGACGACGTACTTCGGCTTCTCCACGTGATCCAGCTCGATTCCGCTCGAGTGCGAGATCTCGAGGCTCGGCGAGATGTGGCTCCACGTGCCGATGTGCTTCGGCCGAGACGCGTGGTGCACCTTCGCGCTCTTCGTGCCCGCGCCGCTACCGCGGGAGTCGTGCCTGGCGTCTTCCACGCTCTCGTCAAGGTTACTCGCGGTCGGATCGTTGGCCCACGGGTTCGCTTTCACCCGGTATCGCTGTGGCTTCAGCTTCGACGAGTTGTACTTATGCACCTTGTCCTGCTCCTCCGTGCTTTGGTCCGTGACTTGGTGTTCCTTAGGGTGTTTCCGCGTGGAATCAGATTGCGACGCGGGACGTCTGCGAGTCTTTTGCACCCTCACCCTCGGCCGCTCGACGTACTCCACGCTCTCGTCCGACAAGTTCCTGGAGTCGTCCGAGTGAACATAACTGCGCTGCTTGTCGTTGCCGCCGTAAGCCTCGAAGTGCTCCGACGTTTCCGCGCTGGAAGATTCCAACTTCCGCGACGTTTTGTAGTTGTCATTATCCGAGCTGGCGCCTCTCAGCTGGCTGCTGAACTTCGTGTCCACCTTGTAATTGCTCGGCTCGGCGACCACCACCGGTCTCGAGAACCTGTGATGCGTCTTTGACGCTTCCGCCACGTTGTCGTAAGTTCCGCCGTGGGTGCTACCGAGTTCGTTGACTCCGTAATTCGTCCTTGATGAGGACGGGGCCGCTGCCACCGCTGCATTCTTCTTGGTCGTGCTCTGCCCGTGACCGTCGTAGTTCGCGGTATCCTGCAGACGATAATTGCCGGTGACTTTCTCCTGCTCGTAAGTGGTTTTCTTCGCATCTTGCGCGTTGTTATACGTGTAGAATTGAGCGTATGGGTTCCCATAGCCGTGCCCGTAGCCCTCAATTTCCTTGCTCCGCTGTCCGCGCCCTGAAGAGGACGACTCGTCAATCTCTGTGCTGTCGGTGTTCACCGTGCCGCGCATGTTCTCGTAGAAATCCTTGTAATTAGCCACCGCGGGGGTGTCGTTGCTGACCTTCAGCAGCTCAAACTCATTCGGTCCGGCCGCCTGGAAATCGAAAGACCTGCGGTTGGTCAGCGATCCAGGGAAACTCAGAAAGATCCTCGCTTCCGAGGAGTACGCTAAGTCCTCCTCGAGCTTTTTCTCGTCCCTCGTGTCCGAGTTATTCGGTGCACTTACGGCATTCGTTGCGTTGTTCCGCTCAGACCGGTTATCCCCGAGATCAGTGGGCCGTAACGATGACGAATCAGGATCGTACGATGGAGATACGGACGGTATCATGGGCACGAAACCGTTAGAGTTTTCATAGTGCAGCGTTGCGTCTAGTGACGACGATACGCTGGAAAGTTGTTCCCGAGGATGGTTCAGGCTTTCGTT encodes the following:
- the LOC113562306 gene encoding uncharacterized protein LOC113562306; translation: MILYYVILLFLSWPLSRCTKDVGLNSEEIFDQLATASENIAHATRQTNESLNHPREQLSSVSSSLDATLHYENSNGFVPMIPSVSPSYDPDSSSLRPTDLGDNRSERNNATNAVSAPNNSDTRDEKKLEEDLAYSSEARIFLSFPGSLTNRRSFDFQAAGPNEFELLKVSNDTPAVANYKDFYENMRGTVNTDSTEIDESSSSGRGQRSKEIEGYGHGYGNPYAQFYTYNNAQDAKKTTYEQEKVTGNYRLQDTANYDGHGQSTTKKNAAVAAAPSSSRTNYGVNELGSTHGGTYDNVAEASKTHHRFSRPVVVAEPSNYKVDTKFSSQLRGASSDNDNYKTSRKLESSSAETSEHFEAYGGNDKQRSYVHSDDSRNLSDESVEYVERPRVRVQKTRRRPASQSDSTRKHPKEHQVTDQSTEEQDKVHKYNSSKLKPQRYRVKANPWANDPTASNLDESVEDARHDSRGSGAGTKSAKVHHASRPKHIGTWSHISPSLEISHSSGIELDHVEKPKYVVPVKVNIVPLANFDHATALGNSQGFDVSNAMLQNFVTTAPISAFSTTAPILSTPSPVLAQNLQALQKNVQNLGVSSSVPDVIVGQSSFQNPVQTVLLSQPTGQIKIADTLRTNYHLPSTMTPVFALTSSLTPALQSVPVQSDVTPRTTFAVTSTPAPVVQQLPVNQLQQLIVPQPTIQTFLQAPFQTGSGYQIQVNPHGLQGQNLVNHNLQVQSLPTTPTLLSTQPESRINPESADSQGKKDAYSTSGTNFLASASLTVGQNEQKQATNTNSYYLQQPANPLEGVVNQVNVNMTPKTKTILQATQVIPTIIQPGTTLNGLAVNTQQLVPTNHNLQDSNLILQRPRGYIKLQTGSGVDNVAQQQLQVQLNKQLVKSNRLPNVILQAADSTASHSNSVNNAVGISSSGSAHLPKVGMKNVEIINPNIKPSPIDTTVNMFETMHYPTTFLTTPIPIFSTVTPITPHTINLQSFVDSLTESGAKSKQVGTLDLKPSQNQERPVFNPINFVPNADIIKNQNTLNNRLPTNDPVQQGLNLVPVMPGGNFFKPSHTAQNELVLKPKLASDLQKYAEEMFKESLKTMYNSQKWNNDRRQQQASSQNNSEASDLAKLRTELQKLRASLSENKYRDVLEAHQSENKVRATDAPKFTKSGSKKPEMLLATLENILKTRPSGPIHIFHGTNRPNHKHKPPGDSDFDGDFHDDFGSASHLTEYLTPPRQNSFHKSPFHDKPKKRPGSSRFKNGPRKPIRSKHSPPRSGLEASSSNIDIHLDGPRYYESPFEHDSFEYNSRHQSFLDAYPSLTTSSPEIFSKILRELKSSSKEYDINHPRMHNLLGLLMKNKQLPTRSTQNYFRDNGQLGQYFESQKRRQALQFFDDNLRDYLERADVTSQQTSGPNRKVYSGNGAA